From a single Lolium rigidum isolate FL_2022 chromosome 7, APGP_CSIRO_Lrig_0.1, whole genome shotgun sequence genomic region:
- the LOC124672928 gene encoding serine/threonine-protein kinase RIPK-like, with the protein MGYDPRESSSSSSWRSLLDSCLGATRAAGDEVRASHEPAGQQAPFVADKDRLSSPVASGSDLHAFTYAELRAATGGFASRNIIGEGGFGAVYMGSLEDGVRPGLVAQAVAVKRGLADDYVEELLEAMLVAQLQHRHPSLVKMIGYCYHGNQRLLVYEFMGHGSLDNYLSKPIRSVLPWSTRLSIVLATAKGLASVHGEEKPLNNDVKISLSDLRVNTRSLDGTEVTTRVGRSMRGCAPEYIILGHLTMKSVVYSFGVVMLEILITGKTSFDLTRPAKKRHSVDYARPCLKDPRRLARIMDRALKGVYPVAATQKVALLAYKCLRANPKRRPAMSAVVEALDQVTTIAVVEETSMIV; encoded by the exons ATGGGGTATGATcccagggagtcgtcgtcgtcgtcgtcgtggaggtCGCTCCTGGATAGCTGCCTCGGTGCGACCAGGGCGGCAGGAGATGAGGTCCGGGCGAGCCACGAACCGGCCGGGCAGCAGGCGCCGTTCGTCGCTGACAAGGACCGCTTGTCGTCGCCGGTGGCGTCCGGCTCTGACCTGCACGCGTTCACCTACGCGGAGCTGAGAGCGGCGACCGGCGGCTTCGCTTCCCGCAACATAATCGGGGAGGGCGGGTTCGGCGCTGTATACATGGGCTCCCTGGAGGACGGCGTCAGGCCGGGGCTCGTGGCGCAGGCCGTCGCCGTCAAGCGGGGGTTGGCCGACGACTACGTCGAGGAACTGCTG GAGGCGATGTTGGTGGCGCAACTGCAGCACCGGCATCCGAGCCTGGTGAAGATGATCGGTTACTGCTACCACGGGAACCAGAGGCTCCTCGTGTACGAGTTCATGGGCCATGGCAGCTTGGACAACTACCTCTCCAAAC CTATTCGTTCAGTGCTGCCGTGGTCAACCAGACTAAGCATCGTGTTAGCTACCGCGAAAGGGCTGGCGTCCGTCCACGGAGAAGAAAAGCCATTG AATAACGATGTCAAGATCTCGCTCTCAGACCTAAGGGTCAATACGAGATCCCTCGATGGCACAGAAGTCACCACTCGCGTGGGAAGAAGCATGCGTGGTTGTGCGCCAGAGTACATCATCTTGGGCCACCTCACCATGAAGAGCGTTGTATACAGTTTCGGGGTGGTGATGCTGGAGATTCTGATAACCGGCAAAACGTCTTTTGACTTAACCAGACCCGCCAAGAAACGGCACTCGGTGGATTACGCGAGGCCATGTCTCAAGGATCCCCGCAGGCTAGCACGAATCATGGACAGGGCACTGAAAGGCGTCTACCCGGTGGCGGCGACACAGAAGGTGGCCTTGCTAGCGTACAAGTGCCTCCGTGCCAATCCCAAGAGAAGACCAGCCATGTCAGCTGTCGTTGAAGCACTCGATCAGGTTACAACCATCGCTGTTGTGGAGGAGACATCCATGATAgtatga